One Rhipicephalus microplus isolate Deutch F79 chromosome 4, USDA_Rmic, whole genome shotgun sequence genomic window carries:
- the LOC119171634 gene encoding sex peptide receptor isoform X1: MTKADEDIIMDYDSGPNTNGISQDGDSSSAPGANQEFDADVVPLAANVTGLLNLTSREAPIQFTLPLLGYAMPLLLVVTIIANTLIVVVLSQRHMRTPTNIVLLGMAICDMLTLLVPSPWYFYIYSLGNYERMITPASACYAYNSMHEVIPNFFHTSSIWLTLLLAGQRYIYVCRPARARDWCTVPNVTRAMCWIMALAFAHQLPRFFDRTFEDVQFRWNDEVLWGCSMRTASWVRTVFAEHAYFIAYYAFKVIFVNTGPCTALVVLNLLLFKALKRARNKRLRLFQELRRKSDSKRHRDRNCTTMMLIIVVTVFLVVEIPLVVTVLLHVLINTIRVRTVSYESLNIVILFSNFFIMLSYPVNFAIYCGMSRQFRETFKDLFLVGSVINRRENSSRYSMINGPRPSANETLL; this comes from the coding sequence GCCCAAACACGAACGGCATCTCACAAGATGGGGACAGCAGTTCGGCGCCAGGCGCTAATCAAGAATTTGACGCTGACGTGGTTCCTCTTGCCGCCAACGTGACGGGTCTCCTGAACCTCACGAGCCGAGAAGCGCCCATACAGTTCACGCTGCCGCTTCTAGGCTACGCCATGCCGCTGCTCCTAGTCGTCACTATTATCGCGAACACGCTTATTGTGGTTGTACTCTCACAGCGACACATGCGGACGCCCACCAACATAGTGCTTCTCGGAATGGCAATCTGCGACATGTTGACCTTGCTCGTCCCTTCCCCTTGGTACTTCTACATCTACTCATTGGGCAACTACGAGAGAATGATCACGCCAGCTTCGGCCTGCTACGCGTACAACAGCATGCACGAAGTGATTCCCAACTTCTTTCACACGTCGTCCATCTGGCTCACCTTGCTTCTGGCCGGTCAGCGTTACATCTACGTCTGTCGGCCAGCGCGTGCGAGGGACTGGTGCACGGTGCCGAACGTTACACGAGCCATGTGCTGGATCATGGCCTTGGCTTTTGCCCATCAGCTGCCCCGCTTCTTCGACAGAACTTTCGAGGATGTCCAGTTCCGGTGGAACGATGAGGTCTTGTGGGGCTGCAGCATGCGAACAGCGTCCTGGGTCAGGACAGTGTTCGCTGAGCACGCCTACTTTATCGCCTACTATGCTTTCAAGGTCATCTTTGTCAACACCGGTCCGTGCACTGCGCTAGTAGTGCTCAATCTGCTTCTGTTCAAGGCCCTCAAGCGCGCCCGGAACAAGCGATTGAGGCTTTTCCAAGAGCTTCGACGCAAGAGCGACTCCAAGAGACACAGGGATAGAAACTGCACCACGATGATGCTGATCATTGTTGTCACGGTGTTTCTTGTTGTCGAGATACCGCTCGTTGTGACAGTTCTTTTACACGTTCTTATAAACACCATTCGTGTTCGTACTGTATCCTACGAATCACTCAACATAGTCATCTTGTTTAGCAACTTTTTTATTATGCTTAGCTACCCCGTAAACTTCGCCATCTACTGCGGCATGAGCAGGCAGTTTAGAGAAACGTTCAAAGACCTTTTCCTCGTAGGATCTGTGATAAACAGACGCGAGAATTCTTCACGATACTCGATGATAAATGGCCCTCGTCCATCGGCCAATGAAACGTTGCTGTAG